In Desulfonatronospira thiodismutans ASO3-1, the sequence GTTTTTTGCTGGCTGCGGGCATTGGATACCTGTACCCTCGAGTTTACCTGCGGCTGCCCTTCATGAAGCTGGGAATCCTCGTGGCTGCTCCCATATGCATTGTTTACCTGTGGATGGGCCAGTTTCAGCCAACGCTTATCAGGGCCGGGATCATGCTTGCCTGCTGGGGGTGGTATCTCTTTGCCAATCAGCGACGGGTGCTCCTGGACGGGCTTTTCATGGCCGCAGCTGCCATCACCCTGTACAATCCGTGGTCTGTATTCGACCTGCGGCTGCAGCTGTCAGTCATGGCTGTGGCGGGAATAGCCCTGATCATCCCCCTGGTGGAAAGGCTTTTCAAGAACATGGAGGAAAAAGGGGTTTCCAGGGTGTTCAAGTATTTTCTTGGGCTGGCCGGGGTGACCCTGGCCGCCAATGTGGCCCTGCTGCCCATTCAGGCCTGGACTTTCAACTATTTCAGCCCTCATCTTTACCTGAACCTCATCTGGCTGCCGGTGCTTGGCTTTCTGGTGCTACCCGCCGGGTTTGCAGGCGTTATTGTTTCCACTGTACCGGGACTGACTTTTGCCGGGGATATTCTGCTGGGCCTTGCCGGGCACCTTCTGGGGTATTTCATATCCGCCCTGGAATTTATGCACAGCAAGGATCTTCTGCACCCCATCATCACTTATCGTCCTGCATGGGTGGAGATATTCGCCTATTATCTGCTCCTGGGGATCATTATACATGCCGGGTCTATTGAGTGGAAGAAAGAGCGCGTCCTTCTGGGTCTGGGGTTGATGTTGTGTCTTGTGATTGTGCCCCGGGCGGGACAGATTCAGGATGAGAGCCTGACAATGCGGGTGCTGGATGTGGGACAGGGGCAGGGCATTGTACTGGAGCTTCCGGGTGAAGAAAGGATTATGGTGGACGGCGGAGGCAGCTGGAACCCGGATTTTGACCTGGGCCGAGCCGTGGTAACCCCGTCGCTCACCTGGCGCACCCGTCCCCAGAGACTGGACAAAGTGGTTTTGAGCCACGCTCACGTGGATCATTACGGCGGGCTCTTTTATCCTTTGAAGTACCTGGGGGCGGATAAATACCTGCACAATTCCATCTGGCCGGCTGAACAGGACCGGCTGCGCCTGAAAAAAGCCCTGGACAGGCAGGAGGTGCAGGAAGGGGTGCCGGGCAAAGGCGATGTCCTGGAGTTTGACGGGGCAGTTGCTCTGGAGGTGCTGCATCCTGGGGACCCTGACAAGTACGAGCTCTTGAACGATTCGTCCCTGGTTGTGCGGCTGATCTGGAAAGGCCGGCCGCTGGCCCTTATTCCAGGGGATATCGAGGCCCGGGGGCTGGAGGATCTTCTGGATACGGAACAGGATATTTCGGCCCGGGTCCTGCTGGTGCCGCATCACGGCAGCCGCAGCAGCGCTGACCCGGAGTTCTACCGCCGGGTGGACCCGGAGCTTGCAGTGGTTTCCCGGGGATTCATGAACAGGTTCGGAGTACCGCACCAGGAAGTCAGAAATATAATCAGGGATCTGGATATTTCCATGTATGACACTGCCGTGCACGGGGAAGTGATTTTTACCTGGGACAGTCCGGACAGTGATCCAGTCATCCGCTGGGCCAGGGACAGAACCGGCCCTGGTGGAGTACCGTACTGGTATTGAGTGCATTTTCAGATGGACCTGCCGCAACAGGTGGAAACGCCAATAATGCAGCAGTAAACCAACTCCATAGCTCTTTGTTTTTTTGACTTTTTGCAGTCACGTCTTTGCAGGTGCATCTGAACAAATCAGCGTTACCCCCAGCATTCCAGGATCAGAGGGGCATTTATTCGCTGAAAGTGGCGGACATTGTTTGTAACCAGCGCAGCTCCAGCAGATAATGAGTGAGCCGCAATCATCATATCCAGTTCACCAATGGGTTGGCCGGTTGATACCAGCTGATACCGGATGCCGGCATACCAGTCAGCTGCCTCGACATCCCAGGGCAAAATCCGAACAATCTTAAGGAGGTGGTGCACAGCCAGATGCAGACGGTGGTCAGCAGGCAAGCGTTTCAAGCCATATTTCAACTCAGCGCGGGTCATCACTGAAATACAAATCCTGGCAGGCAGTATTTTCTTCAGTCTTGCCTCAAGATCAGGAGATTGCCCCTTGATGAGATAGCTTGTGATGTCAGTATCCAGCATGTAAAGCATGATTCATACTGCTTTGTCAGTTTCAAGGTTGACAGCATCATCAAACACACCGCTTTCTTGAGGAAGAATATTCATGGGCCTCTCCGTCATGAAATCTTCAGGCACATCCAAGGAGTGAATCAGATCGAAAAAATCTTCCCAGGTATTAGCACCGGGGCTGCTGGAAAGCACCACATCCCCTGTTGTTTCATCTCGAGTAACATATACCTCATGGCCATCAAAACGAAACTCAGCAGGGAGGCGAACAGCCTGGCTGCTACCGTTTTTAAATAACCTGGCGGTGCGTGTTTCTTTTTTCATATCCGTTGTCCTCCTGCTTAACTTTTATTTAGTATATACATGGGTATATGCTACACTCTAATTTTGTCAAGTTTACTTCTTTGCCGTATTAATACGCCCTGGATGATTGTAACCATTCAGGGGGCAGGTACCGGCCAAGGGGACAGTCCCCGCGACACTTTTCCTTCACGAATACAAAAAGTACAGACGCGAAATTAAGTGAAGCTTCACAGTCATTACTCAGCGGGGACAGTCCCCTGGCCTAATGACATGAGTCACCACCGAAGACTCCCTGAATGGTTACGAATGGTTTCGAACGGTTACAGAAAAAATAATTACATGGCTGTCCCCGGGGGTCAATAAAACAGTTTCGCTGCAGGGACAATTATTCAGGTGGCATATGTTTTTCTCTGCTTTCAGGGTACGGATTTATATCAGCGCACGACATCCAGAAACTGCAGGTGCTTTTCATAGTGGTCCAGGATGTCGGTAATGATCTGATCCTTTGTCCAGTTCATGATGTCGTAGTCCTGACCG encodes:
- a CDS encoding antitoxin; its protein translation is MKKETRTARLFKNGSSQAVRLPAEFRFDGHEVYVTRDETTGDVVLSSSPGANTWEDFFDLIHSLDVPEDFMTERPMNILPQESGVFDDAVNLETDKAV
- a CDS encoding PIN domain-containing protein; translation: MLDTDITSYLIKGQSPDLEARLKKILPARICISVMTRAELKYGLKRLPADHRLHLAVHHLLKIVRILPWDVEAADWYAGIRYQLVSTGQPIGELDMMIAAHSLSAGAALVTNNVRHFQRINAPLILECWG
- a CDS encoding DNA internalization-related competence protein ComEC/Rec2; translated protein: MVAQTLTPKGLLPWQKFVLAYVLGIWTLKYPLAGLAGLLLVLLFLPFRDVWRNMILAGVFMAAFLLAWFRLPDPPGYIPDPIQAQERVWLQGEVESVSYQPGDRQRLILKNLLIEPDREPVKLPGRLVFTWKDAPVEAAPGQKFQAHVNVRPVQGMANFGVWNSEFFWRTQGVFWRSFAEGEHFWHRVDREPGRSHVMRSRLKERTLQGLHLEGVDEEQRARIQAMGLALFFGDRSMLEPEVLEWVRLASLAHTLALSGLHLGIMAGMGFLLAAGIGYLYPRVYLRLPFMKLGILVAAPICIVYLWMGQFQPTLIRAGIMLACWGWYLFANQRRVLLDGLFMAAAAITLYNPWSVFDLRLQLSVMAVAGIALIIPLVERLFKNMEEKGVSRVFKYFLGLAGVTLAANVALLPIQAWTFNYFSPHLYLNLIWLPVLGFLVLPAGFAGVIVSTVPGLTFAGDILLGLAGHLLGYFISALEFMHSKDLLHPIITYRPAWVEIFAYYLLLGIIIHAGSIEWKKERVLLGLGLMLCLVIVPRAGQIQDESLTMRVLDVGQGQGIVLELPGEERIMVDGGGSWNPDFDLGRAVVTPSLTWRTRPQRLDKVVLSHAHVDHYGGLFYPLKYLGADKYLHNSIWPAEQDRLRLKKALDRQEVQEGVPGKGDVLEFDGAVALEVLHPGDPDKYELLNDSSLVVRLIWKGRPLALIPGDIEARGLEDLLDTEQDISARVLLVPHHGSRSSADPEFYRRVDPELAVVSRGFMNRFGVPHQEVRNIIRDLDISMYDTAVHGEVIFTWDSPDSDPVIRWARDRTGPGGVPYWY